One Micromonospora sp. FIMYZ51 genomic window carries:
- a CDS encoding glutamate--cysteine ligase, with translation MGRDVDRAAFSREDRVRYRQKVRRCLDVFALMLDDFGFDADRPMTGLEIELNLVDPNAEPAMRNDEILAAIADPLFQTELGRFNLELNANPRLIEGKGFADYERDLSGSLSRANDRAAQSDTRIVLVGILPTLTERHLVAENLSTNERYRVLNDQIVGARGEDIELDIRGVERLRTHTDSIAPEAACTSLQFHLQVAPDSFADYWNASQAIAAAQVAVGANSPFLYGRQLWAETRIALFEQATDTRPDELKAQGVRPRVWFGERWITSIFDLFEENVRYFPPLLPICETEDPVQVLHAGGVPELAELRLHNGTVYRWNRPVYDIMDGRPHLRVENRVLPAGPTVVDMLANAAFYFGLVRGLAEADRPIWSQLTFSSAEENFHAAARRGMDAILHWPRLGEVPVTKLVLDVLLPIASAGLDGFGVAPAERDRLLGIIEQRCRTGRNGAAWQTLTVWAAERHRNLDRHAALRHMLQRYAELQRTNEPVHSWPID, from the coding sequence ATGGGCAGGGACGTCGACCGAGCCGCCTTCTCCCGGGAGGACCGGGTCCGATACCGGCAGAAGGTCCGCCGCTGTCTGGACGTTTTCGCGTTGATGCTCGACGACTTCGGGTTCGACGCCGACCGGCCGATGACCGGGTTGGAGATCGAGCTCAACCTGGTGGACCCGAACGCCGAGCCCGCGATGCGCAACGACGAGATTCTCGCGGCCATCGCCGACCCGCTGTTCCAGACCGAGTTGGGACGCTTCAACCTGGAGTTGAACGCGAACCCGCGACTGATCGAGGGCAAGGGATTCGCCGACTACGAGCGTGATCTGAGCGGCAGCCTGAGCCGGGCGAACGACCGGGCGGCCCAATCGGACACCCGGATCGTCCTGGTCGGCATCCTGCCCACGCTTACCGAACGGCATCTGGTGGCGGAGAACCTCTCCACCAACGAGCGGTACCGGGTGCTCAACGACCAGATCGTCGGTGCCCGGGGCGAGGACATCGAACTCGACATCCGGGGCGTCGAGCGGCTGCGTACGCACACCGACTCGATCGCGCCGGAGGCGGCGTGCACCAGCCTCCAGTTCCACCTCCAGGTCGCGCCGGACAGCTTCGCGGACTACTGGAACGCCTCACAGGCGATCGCGGCGGCCCAGGTGGCGGTGGGCGCCAACTCGCCTTTCCTGTACGGGCGGCAGCTCTGGGCGGAAACCCGGATCGCCCTGTTCGAGCAGGCCACCGACACCCGACCGGACGAGTTGAAGGCCCAGGGCGTACGCCCCCGGGTGTGGTTCGGTGAGCGCTGGATCACCTCGATCTTCGACCTCTTCGAGGAGAACGTCCGCTACTTTCCGCCGCTGCTGCCGATCTGCGAGACCGAGGACCCGGTGCAGGTGCTGCACGCCGGTGGCGTACCGGAGTTGGCCGAGCTGCGACTGCACAACGGCACGGTCTACCGGTGGAACCGACCGGTCTACGACATCATGGACGGCCGCCCGCACCTGCGGGTGGAGAACCGGGTGCTACCGGCCGGACCGACCGTTGTCGACATGCTGGCCAACGCCGCCTTCTACTTCGGGCTGGTGCGAGGGCTGGCCGAGGCCGACCGACCGATCTGGAGCCAGCTCACCTTCAGCTCGGCCGAGGAGAACTTCCACGCCGCCGCCCGACGCGGAATGGATGCCATCCTGCACTGGCCACGGCTGGGCGAGGTGCCGGTGACCAAGCTGGTGCTCGACGTGCTGCTGCCGATCGCCTCGGCCGGGCTCGACGGCTTCGGGGTGGCACCGGCCGAGCGCGATCGCCTGCTCGGCATCATCGAGCAGCGTTGCCGTACCGGCCGTAACGGGGCAGCCTGGCAGACCCTCACGGTCTGGGCCGCCGAGCGGCACCGGAATCTGGACCGCCACGCGGCACTGCGCCACATGTTGCAGCGCTACGCGGAGTTGCAGCGCACCAACGAGCCGGTGCACAGCTGGCCGATCGACTGA